The Macadamia integrifolia cultivar HAES 741 chromosome 4, SCU_Mint_v3, whole genome shotgun sequence genome contains the following window.
ATAAATGGGAAGAAATAGTTTGAGAAGATATGAATAGTTAGTGTTGACAACAAACATGGTTCTAAACAGTGTCAAGGAAAGGCTTAGATTAGCTAAGTTGAGCTTGACCTATCGCAAACTCTACAGTGAAACTAGCTGATGAAATGGGCATTATTGATACTTGAGTGAGAATGGGAACTTGGAATTGCTTCAGAACATCAACGACCTTATCAATCACTAACATGATTTCAGATGGCCCAAACTAGCATCCTCAACCTCCTCAACCGCATGAATCCACGTTATTGCAGCAATAAAGCTACCTGAGAACTTTTAACAAATAAATGAACTCAAAGATTATCAAGAGATCTCATCtatataaaatttaaatcaTGAGGTCTTTGACATCATGTTTCCTCCTTTCAAATGACTCTACATGATGAAACTGTGTTTTAACCATGCACAACACTTATCAGTTCCTAAATTGGAAGTGTCTTTGCAATTCCATTCCATAACACCTGGGACACAAATTGCAAAGACAGATACCACAGTTTAGGTCAAACAACTCTCTAGATGCATGCAAGCATTTGATAGACTGTCCTTTCCAATACCATAAGTGGCTGCTCAGAGCTCAAATTTCTGAAAGAAGGCAGTAAAGTGAAAACAAatttaacataaaaaagaaCTCCCTAAGATTAATGAATCTTCACACTAGTGCCCCTCCTTCTCCCTCCAACTCTTCTAGAAGAGTAGAATCTTTTAAGAAACAAATTTAAGAAGGATTCGTGTTTGCTGATTTCTAAATGTCTAATAAGAAAAACTAAACAAAAAAGTACCAAGCATGCATTCTAATCTACCATTATACACAGTGCTACGGCAAACCGTTTAAAAGTTATTCTCCTTGATCCATAAACATAAGGATTTGAACCAATATCCCCACCAGAAATGAACCAGTTCAAAGCAAGGATTACAGAATGCCTAATCCTCCTAGAGCATGGTAGTTCCATCCTTCCTTACCCACATCAATAGGGAATATATGCAGGACCCATCCATTGCAAAAGCAGTCACCAAGTAAGCTAATTCCCCACCTAGGAAAATGGGACACAGCAAGTGTAACACTAAATGGTAAAAAGTACTCAAATAAAAGGCAAGGGTTGCTACTTACATTGAATGCTCTCAAAAGATAACCTGTTCATATAATTTCTACAGAATAAACATTAATTGTCctaaaataacaaataatatGAAATATAATACCCAATCCAGACCTAGGGCCATTTCTCAATTCCCTGTCAGATCTTCAACCATATAAGTACCGAAGGAGGTTACTGTTTTTGTAGTTCAGAGTTGTGAAGAAGAAATAACATTTAAGGAAAGCTTTCAAACAACACAGTCCAAGCATCCCAACCCCACAAAACCAGCAGTTAGTAAATCTAAAGATAATATCAGTTTGACTGCTCTAGAAAATATTAGAGTCATTTATCAGTTATAAACACCAAGTCAGTTTGATGAGCCCAGAGACCTCTTAACACTTCTCAAGAAACTCCACATGAATGtagaaataaagaagagaacaaTGCCAGTGGCTACAGCATACTTAAGACCAAGGTTTACAAGTAAGTTTACTAGAAGCCCAGCCAAGACAACCCCACAGAAATTTGCAGAGACGGCAGACCAGAAGGGCATATCTAGTATCGAAGCTATAATAGCTCCAGTCCACGCACCAGTTCCAGGGAATGGCACTGCCACAAACAACATCAGACCGATCCATTGGAACTCTTCTACAGGGCCGGCTTTCTCTCTGGCCCTCTCGAACAGTAGGTCAAGGAACCGTGAAGCCGACGGGTTCTTCCGAGTGAGGAAAGATGCAAACCTCTTCAAGTAGAGTACAATAAAAGGAACAGGGACCATGTTCCTATAGTTCAAATCACAAAGGGGCGAAGAACGAATCAAACGAATAATTCCTGTAAACAACAGTCCTAAAAGAACACCCAAATGGGTCGAATACTcgaattcaaatccaaagaaaataaaatcttgcaAATGGGAAACAGGTTGAAAAGAGAAGAGGGGACTAACCCAAGAACAGATAAGAGGGTTAGGGTAACGGGCTTGAGCTGCATCCAGTAACCAACAGGGATAGCTCCGCGGAGCTCAAGCACGGGAAGAGTCGCTAGGGCGAAGACAATGGCCTGGTCGGGCCACCCTGAGTTCCGCAGCTTGCTCGCTATCCTCAATCCAGAGCTTGAGGCCCTAATAGAGTCAACCGCAGCAGCACGAGCAGGTCCACTTGCTGCGAACAAAGCGAGGGAAATAGAAGTCCAAATCAAAGCCCAGAGTATGACCCTGGCGGGACCTTGTCGTTCGGTCTCAGACAATAACAGAAGGTCGATAGTTTCCTCTGTATCAGAAACCCCATTTGAATTCGTTGATGTGGAAATGGAAAATCTGAAAGGAGATGATGTTGGTGAAGAACCCTGTTGCAAGAAACGAGGGAATGAGTTGAAAGATTGAAACAATGGGAAGCGCTGGGCCCTGAGGCAAAATTGTGGCGGAGAGATGGAAGAGTGGAGTTTACTTGAGATTTTAAGAAGGGTATTTGCAGGCGAGTAGGCTATCGCCGCTGCGGCACAAATGGCAACCATTGGAGACGAAAAAAATGCGTCCAGGGCCTGAAGTTGGGGCGAATTTCAACCTCTGGTTTTCGAACTTCGGAGTGTTCTCGGTCTCCCGGACAAATCCCCTTGATTTTGGAGATTAGACTTTCCAACAGAATACAATTTCCAAATATATTTATGAGAAAATGGCTGGGCACACCGCCGGAGTACTGTGTATCTGGGATCCAGATTTTCGAGCATTCAATGGCTGGGAGGAGAGGACATGGACATGCAACGCAATACATAGATGCACACCACAGGTGTTCTCAGCCGTTGGATATTCTCTGGGCTTCCAGCAGCACTAGAGAGTACCCCGTTGCCTCTCCTTTTTATCTCTGTTTCTCTACTTTAAAAACAAGGGAAagttacatgattacccacttttgagtttcactttacaaaattattcataaaaagttttggttaacaaaaatacccaaaattcggtttgggtttacaaaactacccacccaaagttttagttaataaaaatactcaaattcaggtttggatttacaaaactaccaaaaataatgagtcttcatcttccacatataatcatgttttttttttattactgaaactttgagtgagtagttttgtaaacccaaactcaattttgggtatttttattaacttaaactttaaatgggcaattttgtaaagaaaaacctaatttttggtatttttgttaattgaaacttttggtggataatttggtaaaaagaaacccataagtgggtaatcaagtaattttccctttaaacAACCCCATCCTATTCCTCTCCCTATTATTTTTTAAGGAGTGGGGATTCTTACTCATCCAGCTCCCCGTCATAAAGCCTAGGGATCAAAGAGTGATCCTAGGGCTAGGATGACCTACGGACACTCTTTGATCCCTGAGCTCATATGGAGAAGAATCCTATCTGATTCTTATCGGTGGCTACTATATCAACAACACAAGCCAGTAAGAGAACACGTGGAGACATTGACCATGGGGCTGTTTTTTTATCATGCTGAAAGAAATCACAGATTCACCGATTTTTTAAACCCTGATGTTGAGGGGAGGAGCCTTGAAAACAATATGATTTCATAAGAGAATTACACATCCAGGATCTGTCCTTGCTccttaacaaaaatcatttcataagaggttttttttttttttttgggtagaaatttcATAAGAGTTACGTGATAACTGTACAAAGCCCCAGAGAAGGGCACAACAACCCTCCAAAATGGATGAGACAGCCTGTGAAACACACCTAATG
Protein-coding sequences here:
- the LOC122075924 gene encoding uncharacterized protein LOC122075924 produces the protein MVAICAAAAIAYSPANTLLKISSKLHSSISPPQFCLRAQRFPLFQSFNSFPRFLQQGSSPTSSPFRFSISTSTNSNGVSDTEETIDLLLLSETERQGPARVILWALIWTSISLALFAASGPARAAAVDSIRASSSGLRIASKLRNSGWPDQAIVFALATLPVLELRGAIPVGYWMQLKPVTLTLLSVLGNMVPVPFIVLYLKRFASFLTRKNPSASRFLDLLFERAREKAGPVEEFQWIGLMLFVAVPFPGTGAWTGAIIASILDMPFWSAVSANFCGVVLAGLLVNLLVNLGLKYAVATGIVLFFISTFMWSFLRSVKRSLGSSN